In Myxococcota bacterium, a single window of DNA contains:
- a CDS encoding 2-oxoacid:ferredoxin oxidoreductase subunit beta, whose protein sequence is MSEVIANGGEHRKLTKKDFESDQAVRWCPGCGDYAILAQMQKVMPELGIPKEKIVFISGIGCSSRFPYYMDTFGFHTIHGRAPAIATGLKLSRPELSVWVVTGDGDALSIGGNHLIHALRRNVDLKILLFNNKVYGLTKGQFSPTSEIGMKTKSSPAGSVARPFRTLSLALGAEATFVARAVDTETQHLQQMISRMAEHKGSALLEIYQNCPVFNDGAFDELKDRKTKSDHLLFLEHGQPLVFGPDDEKVVKLDTERTRLYVAKRGEPGGVEITHDEAVADPGLALLLARCTPPEFPTPIGVLRAVSEPTFEDQTLAQNRAAIAVRGEGTLQELLYAGDRWDV, encoded by the coding sequence GTGAGTGAAGTCATCGCGAACGGCGGCGAGCACCGGAAGCTCACCAAGAAGGACTTCGAGAGCGACCAGGCCGTGCGCTGGTGCCCGGGCTGCGGCGACTACGCGATCCTGGCGCAGATGCAGAAGGTCATGCCCGAGCTCGGCATCCCGAAGGAGAAGATCGTCTTCATCTCGGGCATCGGCTGCAGCTCGCGCTTCCCGTACTACATGGACACCTTCGGGTTCCACACCATCCACGGCCGCGCGCCGGCGATCGCCACGGGGCTGAAGCTCTCGCGGCCCGAGCTCAGTGTCTGGGTGGTGACCGGCGACGGCGACGCGCTCTCGATCGGCGGCAACCACCTGATCCACGCGCTGCGCCGCAACGTCGACCTGAAGATCCTCTTGTTCAACAACAAGGTGTACGGACTCACCAAGGGCCAGTTCTCGCCGACCTCCGAGATCGGCATGAAGACCAAGAGCTCGCCCGCAGGGTCGGTCGCGCGCCCGTTCCGCACGCTGTCACTCGCGCTAGGCGCGGAGGCCACGTTCGTGGCGCGCGCGGTCGACACCGAGACACAGCACCTGCAGCAGATGATCTCGCGCATGGCCGAGCACAAGGGCTCCGCGCTGCTCGAGATCTACCAGAACTGCCCGGTGTTCAACGACGGCGCTTTCGACGAGCTGAAGGACCGCAAGACCAAGTCCGACCACCTCTTGTTCCTCGAGCACGGCCAGCCGCTCGTGTTCGGGCCCGACGACGAGAAAGTCGTGAAGCTCGACACCGAGCGCACGCGCCTCTACGTGGCCAAGCGCGGCGAGCCCGGCGGAGTGGAGATCACGCACGACGAGGCGGTGGCGGACCCGGGCCTCGCGCTCCTGCTCGCGCGCTGCACGCCGCCCGAGTTCCCGACGCCGATCGGCGTGCTGCGCGCGGTGTCGGAGCCGACTTTCGAGGATCAGACGCTGGCCCAGAACCGGGCGGCGATCGCGGTACGCGGCGAGGGGACGCTCCAGGAGCTCCTGTACGCCGGCGACCGCTGGGACGTCTAG
- a CDS encoding Nif3-like dinuclear metal center hexameric protein, producing the protein MSRPRAIRDLITALAARAPFERAADWDPVGLILGDPAGRVRRAAVCHEVTEGAVAALEADPPDLLVSYHPLLFRPTQRLVAGPTPEGRALRLARAGVALAVVHTNFDVSPGGTADALAEALGLGEVEGFGALSGSPTRKLVTFVPPDAADGVLEAVAEAGAAQIGNYTHCSFRAEGTGTFFAAEGSAPRAGKRGELSHEAEVRLELVLPPAREAEVIRALLRAHPYEEPAFDLFERRGELHPAGRIGVIPGLSLGELAERVAESLQGSVPRIAGDRARRVSRVAVVPGSGEDLAEAARAAGADVLVTGDLRHHAARRALDSGLALIDAGHVATERPGLERLLSFVASQGIETASLLDRECDPWSGET; encoded by the coding sequence GTGAGTCGACCTCGTGCGATCCGGGATCTGATCACCGCACTCGCGGCGCGCGCTCCGTTCGAGCGCGCGGCGGATTGGGACCCGGTCGGCTTGATCCTCGGCGACCCCGCAGGGCGGGTGCGCCGGGCCGCCGTGTGTCACGAGGTGACCGAGGGCGCGGTGGCCGCGCTCGAGGCCGACCCGCCGGACCTGCTGGTCTCCTACCACCCGCTCTTGTTCCGGCCCACCCAGCGCCTGGTCGCGGGTCCGACGCCCGAAGGCCGCGCCCTGCGGCTGGCGCGCGCCGGGGTCGCGCTCGCGGTCGTGCACACGAATTTCGACGTGTCTCCGGGCGGCACCGCGGACGCGCTGGCCGAGGCGCTCGGGCTGGGCGAGGTCGAGGGCTTCGGCGCCCTCTCGGGCAGCCCCACGCGCAAGCTCGTGACCTTCGTGCCGCCCGATGCCGCCGACGGGGTGCTCGAGGCCGTGGCCGAAGCGGGCGCGGCGCAGATCGGCAACTACACGCACTGCTCCTTCCGCGCGGAGGGCACGGGCACGTTCTTCGCGGCCGAAGGCTCCGCGCCCCGCGCCGGCAAGCGCGGCGAGCTCTCCCACGAGGCCGAGGTGCGGCTCGAGCTCGTGCTGCCGCCGGCACGCGAGGCCGAGGTGATCCGCGCGCTCCTGCGCGCGCACCCCTACGAGGAGCCGGCGTTCGACCTCTTCGAGCGGCGCGGCGAGCTGCACCCGGCCGGCCGCATCGGAGTGATTCCGGGCCTCTCGCTGGGCGAGCTCGCCGAGCGCGTGGCCGAGTCGCTGCAGGGCTCCGTGCCGCGCATCGCGGGCGACCGGGCGCGGCGCGTCTCGCGCGTGGCGGTCGTCCCGGGCTCCGGCGAAGACCTGGCCGAAGCGGCTCGGGCGGCCGGCGCAGACGTGCTGGTCACCGGCGACCTGCGCCACCACGCCGCGCGGCGCGCGCTCGACTCCGGGCTCGCGCTGATCGACGCCGGCCACGTGGCGACCGAGCGGCCAGGCCTCGAACGGCTGCTTTCGTTCGTCGCCTCACAGGGCATCGAAACCGCGAGCTTGCTCGACCGGGAGTGCGATCCCTGGAGCGGTGAGACGTGA